The Lactuca sativa cultivar Salinas chromosome 2, Lsat_Salinas_v11, whole genome shotgun sequence genome includes a window with the following:
- the LOC111899772 gene encoding cation/calcium exchanger 1: MAMSPSKLNTAIVLFITISFHLTSSAYPLSNTITTTCTNVHHHNSSLSKCMYVQTHADCHPKGYINYLKFFYCTLSRFPQLGFLLLLLWLLILFYVLSNTASDYFCPAVENLSEFLNLSPAIAGTTLLPLGNGSPDVFASIISFTASGDGGDIGLNSILGGAIFVSTVVVGILSLLISYRRKVVIVDKPNFIRDVVFLLFSLSNLLVIILIGKISFWASILFASTYIIYISLVSYMHFISKKKQKIPNDHHHHQGPGLPLLASVNAQEKRKPSADKVVPHRKGVIILLLYVAALPLYLPRKLTIPLITQDKWSKPYAVISVALAPVTLALILSTQQGLIVTKANMVTWSIALAIGLALGTCTFALTSSAMAPQKCLFIWHASGFLMSVIWTYITAEELVSLLESLGTIIGMNPSVLGLTILAWGNSLGDLTSNVAMTMHDGPDGAQIAIAGCYAGPVFNIFVGLGFSFVIACWSDYPVPYMVPVNPHLCETVGFMICGLLWALVVLTKREMRLDRTLAVGLLAIYFCFLFVKVARVVGLIDVSVSNPLKTL, from the coding sequence ATGGCGATGTCACCTTCAAAACTCAACACAGCTATTGTCCTCTTCATCACCATCTCCTTCCACCTCACCTCCTCTGCATATCCCTTAAGCAACACCATAACCACCACCTGCACCAACGTCCACCACCACAACTCCTCCCTCTCCAAATGCATGTACGTACAAACACACGCCGATTGCCACCCAAAAGGCTACATCAACTACCTTAAGTTCTTCTACTGTACTTTATCCAGATTTCCTCAATTGGGTTTCCTTCTCCTCCTCCTATGGCTCCTGATACTCTTTTATGTGTTGAGCAACACCGCCTCCGATTACTTCTGCCCTGCCGTAGAAAACCTGTCAGAATTCCTCAACCTCTCCCCCGCCATCGCCGGAACCACTCTGCTTCCGTTAGGAAACGGCTCACCGGATGTTTTCGCCAGCATAATCTCCTTCACTGCTTCCGGCGACGGCGGAGATATCGGCCTTAACAGTATCCTAGGCGGGGCAATTTTCGTTTCAACCGTCGTCGTCGGAATTCTCAGCTTATTAATCTCTTACCGACGGAAAGTCGTCATCGTTGATAAACCCAATTTCATCAGAGACGTTGTTTTTCTCCTCTTTTCCCTTTCAAATTTACTCGTAATCATCCTAATTGGGAAAATCAGCTTCTGGGCATCCATTCTTTTTGCTTCCACATAcatcatttacatttctttagtCTCTTACATGCATTTCATCAGCAAGAAGAAACAAAAAATCCCAAATGACCACCATCATCATCAGGGTCCCGGACTACCATTACTGGCTTCTGTTAATGCTCAAGAAAAACGAAAACCTTCTGCAGATAAAGTTGTACCCCACAGAAAAGGTGTCATCATATTGCTTCTGTATGTTGCCGCGTTGCCACTTTACTTGCCAAGAAAGCTTACAATTCCATTGATAACACAGGATAAATGGTCCAAGCCTTATGCTGTCATTTCGGTGGCGTTAGCCCCAGTTACGTTGGCTCTTATTTTGAGCACACAACAAGGCTTAATTGTCACAAAAGCTAACATGGTCACATGGTCTATAGCATTGGCAATCGGGCTTGCTTTAGGGACTTGTACATTCGCTCTCACAAGTAGTGCCATGGCACCACAAAAGTGTTTGTTCATTTGGCATGCAAGTGGGTTTCTAATGAGTGTCATATGGACATACATCACAGCTGAGGAATTGGTCTCTTTGTTGGAGTCACTTGGGACAATTATTGGGATGAATCCTTCAGTTTTAGGGCTCACTATCCTAGCTTGGGGTAACTCACTTGGAGACTTGACATCAAATGTTGCTATGACAATGCATGATGGGCCCGATGGGGCCCAAATTGCCATAGCTGGATGTTATGCAGGACCAGTGTTTAACATCTttgtgggattagggttttcgttTGTGATTGCTTGTTGGTCAGATTATCCAGTGCCTTATATGGTTCCGGTGAACCCTCATTTGTGTGAGACCGTAGGGTTCATGATATGCGGTTTGTTATGGGCTCTTGTGGTATTGACCAAGAGGGAAATGCGACTCGATCGAACACTAGCGGTTGGTCTTTTAGCAATATACTTTTGTTTCCTGTTTGTTAAGGTTGCTAGGGTTGTTGGATTGATTGATGTTTCTGTATCTAATCCATTGAAAACCTTATAA